The Sulfurimonas hydrogeniphila genome includes a window with the following:
- a CDS encoding sensor histidine kinase: MHHHEKLAFLKFFLIYFISTALLILIAGYFYFQQTKNHFLKEEEFSLIEYARHIKMGTSIDEYNKDFHHAFVKVPKHVDIRNFTIGEKEFSKLLPMNRRGKYLQVFKSKHSFDQRLSNFKKKVLSIQFLLLLIFAYISYKLAKNALKPLRESIITLDKFAKDLIHDLNTPVTSMQLNMKLIEKIPQLQNTKALIRLKKSINNISELHENLTILLQEETFQIQNQNICPIIQEVVEIQKALYPHIAFHIQCNILKAKINKQAMKQILQNIISNACKYNSSNGYIKIYNNKNALYIEDSGKGIKEPEKIFERSYSDENSSGLGLDIVKRLAYAMDIKIVVQKNEPAGTRFVLTLP, from the coding sequence TTGCATCATCATGAAAAACTGGCATTTTTAAAATTTTTTCTTATTTACTTTATCAGCACTGCCCTGCTTATTTTAATTGCCGGATATTTTTATTTTCAACAGACAAAAAACCACTTTTTAAAAGAAGAGGAATTTTCACTTATTGAGTACGCCAGACATATTAAAATGGGTACTTCAATAGATGAATACAACAAAGATTTTCATCATGCTTTTGTCAAAGTACCCAAACATGTTGATATTAGAAATTTCACTATAGGAGAAAAAGAATTTTCCAAACTGCTGCCTATGAACAGGCGTGGAAAATATCTACAAGTATTTAAGTCAAAACACAGCTTTGATCAAAGATTATCCAACTTCAAAAAAAAAGTTCTGTCCATACAGTTTTTATTGCTTCTTATTTTTGCATATATTAGCTACAAGCTTGCAAAAAATGCTTTAAAGCCTTTACGCGAAAGTATCATAACTCTTGATAAATTTGCAAAAGATTTAATTCATGACTTAAATACGCCTGTCACCTCTATGCAACTCAATATGAAACTCATCGAAAAAATTCCGCAATTACAAAATACAAAAGCACTAATAAGGTTAAAAAAGAGTATCAACAATATTTCAGAACTCCATGAAAACCTAACAATACTGCTTCAGGAAGAAACTTTTCAGATACAAAATCAAAATATATGCCCTATTATTCAAGAAGTTGTTGAAATCCAAAAAGCCCTTTATCCCCATATCGCTTTTCACATTCAGTGCAACATACTCAAAGCAAAAATAAATAAACAGGCTATGAAACAAATTCTGCAAAACATTATTTCAAATGCCTGTAAATACAACAGTTCCAATGGATATATAAAGATTTATAACAATAAGAATGCTTTATATATAGAAGATAGCGGCAAAGGAATCAAAGAACCGGAAAAAATATTTGAACGCTCCTACAGTGATGAAAACAGCAGTGGTCTCGGGCTTGATATCGTAAAAAGACTGGCATATGCTATGGATATAAAAATAGTTGTGCAAAAAAACGAGCCTGCAGGTACACGCTTTGTTTTAACTCTGCCTTAA
- a CDS encoding response regulator transcription factor, which yields MTKILLLEDDEVLSETLIELLENEAFEVLHVKDGEAALDATFENRFTLMLLDVNVPLLNGFEFLKSLRQSGDMTPAVFLTSLSDVASLANGFDVGADDYIKKPFDFDELLIRIHALLKKAYHTYQNELRVNDFRFVIDKDELYNQSKFIPLSPYELQITKLFFQNLNKTVQKELILEALNGNKEMSEGALRVHINKLRKIGLPITTIKGIGYRLASS from the coding sequence ATGACAAAAATATTATTATTAGAAGATGATGAAGTATTATCTGAAACCTTAATTGAACTGTTGGAAAATGAAGCATTTGAAGTGTTACATGTAAAGGACGGGGAAGCAGCTCTTGATGCTACATTTGAAAACAGGTTCACACTGATGCTTTTGGATGTCAATGTCCCCTTGCTTAACGGTTTTGAGTTTTTAAAAAGTTTACGCCAAAGCGGAGATATGACACCGGCTGTTTTCCTTACTTCTTTAAGTGATGTCGCCTCTTTGGCAAACGGCTTTGATGTCGGTGCGGATGACTACATCAAAAAGCCCTTTGATTTTGATGAACTCCTCATACGCATACATGCTCTTTTGAAAAAAGCCTATCATACCTATCAGAATGAATTACGGGTCAATGACTTTCGCTTTGTAATCGACAAAGACGAACTTTACAATCAATCAAAATTCATACCGCTTTCTCCTTATGAACTGCAGATTACAAAGCTGTTTTTTCAAAACCTCAACAAAACAGTCCAAAAAGAGCTTATACTCGAAGCACTCAACGGGAACAAAGAGATGAGCGAGGGAGCCTTGCGTGTACACATTAACAAACTTCGCAAAATCGGTCTCCCAATTACAACGATAAAAGGGATAGGATACCGTCTTGCATCATCATGA
- a CDS encoding YgiQ family radical SAM protein, whose amino-acid sequence MDAKGWDYCDVILVSGDAYIDSPFIGVAMVGRMLERMGYRVGMIGQPDIDRPDDIMRLGEPRLYWGVSGGSVDSMVSNYTATKKFRNSDDYTPGGKNNKRPDRAVLVYTNLIRRYFKNTVPIVLGGIEASLRRVSHYDYWSNKLKKPVLFDSKADVMIYGMGEIALEQLTRAIDEKRDYRDIRGICYISKEPVYEFIQLPSHQECLDDKEKYIDLFDLFYDNNDPIAAKGLCQPVDSRYLIQNPPCDYLNEEEMDANSNLPFTRELHPYYAKEGKVKCLETIKFSIMTHHGCWGECNFCAIGVHQGRTIRTRSEKNILSEAKDFNKYKDYKGIISDVGGPTANMYGYECNKKLKLGTCDHQRCVDASHLCKSMKVDHSRNINLLRQVRQVEGVRKAFVASGVRYDLITEDKQHGYSYLKEMVEHHISGQMKVAPEHTQQHVLELMGKPGKQTLIDFKKLYDKLNKESGKKQFLTYYLIAAHPGCEEKDMHELKRFTTEELQMNPEQAQVFTPTPGTYSAVMYYTELDPKTRKKIFVEKDTKRKERQKQIVVAKDTFASGFAS is encoded by the coding sequence ATGGATGCGAAAGGCTGGGATTATTGTGATGTTATTTTAGTCAGCGGGGATGCCTATATAGACTCTCCTTTTATCGGTGTTGCTATGGTCGGGCGTATGCTTGAGAGAATGGGATACAGAGTCGGAATGATAGGACAGCCGGACATTGACAGACCTGATGATATTATGCGTTTGGGTGAGCCTCGTTTGTACTGGGGTGTCAGTGGTGGCAGCGTCGACAGTATGGTTTCAAACTATACAGCCACCAAAAAGTTTCGAAATTCCGATGATTATACTCCGGGCGGAAAAAACAACAAAAGACCAGACAGAGCAGTTTTGGTTTATACAAATCTGATACGGCGTTATTTTAAGAATACTGTGCCTATAGTTTTGGGAGGTATTGAAGCCTCTTTGCGACGTGTAAGTCATTATGATTACTGGTCCAACAAACTCAAAAAGCCTGTTTTGTTTGATTCTAAGGCGGATGTGATGATTTACGGTATGGGGGAAATAGCCCTTGAGCAGTTAACCCGTGCCATAGATGAAAAGAGGGATTACAGAGATATACGGGGTATCTGTTATATATCCAAAGAGCCGGTTTATGAGTTTATTCAGCTTCCTTCGCACCAAGAGTGTTTGGATGACAAAGAGAAATATATAGACCTTTTTGATCTCTTTTATGACAATAATGACCCTATAGCGGCAAAAGGACTCTGTCAGCCGGTAGACAGCCGGTACCTCATTCAAAACCCTCCCTGTGACTACCTGAATGAAGAGGAGATGGATGCAAACTCCAACCTGCCTTTTACAAGAGAGCTGCACCCTTACTATGCCAAAGAAGGGAAAGTGAAATGTCTGGAGACGATTAAGTTTTCCATCATGACGCATCACGGCTGTTGGGGAGAGTGCAACTTTTGTGCTATCGGTGTGCATCAGGGGCGGACGATAAGAACACGGTCTGAGAAAAATATTTTGTCTGAAGCAAAAGATTTTAACAAATACAAAGATTATAAAGGCATTATTTCCGATGTCGGCGGACCTACGGCAAATATGTACGGATATGAGTGCAATAAAAAGCTCAAACTCGGTACCTGTGACCATCAGCGTTGTGTTGATGCAAGCCATTTATGCAAGTCGATGAAGGTTGACCACTCCCGCAACATAAATCTTTTACGCCAGGTTCGTCAGGTGGAGGGTGTGAGAAAAGCGTTTGTGGCTTCGGGTGTCCGATATGATTTGATTACAGAGGATAAACAGCACGGATACAGTTACCTCAAAGAGATGGTAGAACATCATATATCAGGACAGATGAAAGTAGCTCCGGAACATACGCAGCAGCATGTACTTGAACTCATGGGAAAACCGGGAAAACAGACGCTTATAGATTTTAAAAAACTCTACGACAAACTCAACAAAGAGTCTGGAAAGAAACAGTTTTTGACCTATTATCTCATTGCAGCCCATCCGGGATGTGAGGAGAAAGACATGCACGAGTTGAAGCGTTTTACCACAGAAGAGTTGCAAATGAATCCTGAACAGGCACAGGTCTTTACTCCGACTCCAGGTACCTATTCTGCTGTAATGTATTATACTGAACTGGACCCTAAAACACGCAAGAAAATTTTTGTAGAAAAAGATACAAAACGCAAAGAGCGGCAAAAACAGATAGTGGTTGCAAAAGATACCTTTGCATCAGGATTTGCTTCTTAA
- a CDS encoding class I SAM-dependent methyltransferase, which yields MLTFTHQTMTQITKVLQNYINTMQGKEIISFQILNPDIATSLYNGTRITCNGQEYIYRGYKSWIDLAHLLKCRMLTPKIADEHTVIMRYEKLDEDSTFHKNITDKEEKYGENSIFGKIHKNEEASFIYSYTQALKNVHLNKRKRILNLGVNSGDEFEVIASLADNFAELDLVGIDYCESAVDAAKKKFKNFANISLHVADINSLNALDLGKFDLIISIGTLQSSNLEFNKTLMSIVQNHLKKEGAMILGFPNCRWIDGEMIYGARVKNYAFSEMGLLYKDVIFAKKYLQQKKFRVTVTGKDYIFVTATSIRKD from the coding sequence ATGCTAACCTTTACACATCAAACTATGACACAAATCACAAAAGTATTACAAAATTACATCAATACAATGCAGGGAAAAGAGATAATTTCATTTCAAATACTTAATCCTGACATTGCGACTTCGTTGTATAACGGCACACGCATTACATGTAACGGACAAGAGTATATTTACCGTGGCTATAAAAGCTGGATTGATTTGGCACATTTGCTTAAATGCAGAATGCTGACACCGAAAATTGCTGATGAACACACCGTAATTATGCGTTATGAAAAACTTGATGAAGACAGCACCTTTCATAAAAACATCACAGACAAAGAAGAAAAATACGGAGAAAATTCCATTTTCGGAAAAATTCACAAAAATGAAGAGGCTTCTTTTATTTACAGTTACACACAGGCATTAAAAAATGTACACCTGAACAAAAGAAAACGTATTTTGAATCTCGGGGTCAACAGTGGAGACGAGTTTGAAGTTATCGCCTCTTTGGCAGACAACTTTGCAGAGCTTGACCTTGTCGGCATCGACTACTGCGAGTCTGCCGTAGACGCGGCAAAAAAGAAGTTTAAAAACTTTGCCAACATCTCTTTACATGTAGCCGATATCAACAGTCTCAATGCACTTGATTTGGGAAAATTTGACCTCATCATCAGTATAGGCACACTGCAAAGCTCAAATTTGGAGTTTAACAAAACACTCATGTCCATAGTCCAAAACCATCTCAAAAAAGAGGGAGCTATGATACTCGGTTTTCCAAACTGCCGCTGGATAGACGGGGAAATGATTTATGGGGCCAGAGTCAAAAACTATGCTTTTTCAGAAATGGGACTGCTTTACAAGGATGTCATCTTTGCAAAAAAATACCTGCAGCAAAAAAAGTTTCGCGTCACTGTTACGGGCAAAGACTATATATTTGTAACGGCTACATCCATTCGTAAAGATTAA
- a CDS encoding GGDEF domain-containing phosphodiesterase, with protein MTTNDNISFYNFMHKQILVVILLFLGTGPGYIVMGYLYSSIIVEILWFVLFLLLSVWGWKLYRNYSRKMTISQKDRWLEKVKYFMFIYFSLWTIMFLYYISKDAISAHYIAIATQLGSAVVAATILASQKKLVVATVSFLMLPLVVYFIAIGELYSYILAFFTVVLSMVLLYAAKNTHAYLLKSRFQAYHDYLTGLGNRRYFIEYLDSSVRENKNRYTYLLLIDLDYFKTINDTLGHDVGDKLLVEVSERLTQLADKYSNIVARLGGDEFCILSDALETKEKCLAQAKEFSNKILHTIKETYFIEDSTLHISASIGVSIINNPKLNAHDFLKEADIAMYEVKSADRDDVVIFNDALCKIIENKLHVERLLHFAIEKNEIYLQYQPQISCKNKIIGCEVLARWKSATLGQVSPEVFIGVAESTGYIIELGEYILEEAIKTLQRWESIGMHLHQMSINISVRQLLNKDFISIVERLLRQYNVSGFHTKLIFEITETSTSQDLKRLIVTINALKKHNIHFSIDDFGTGYSSLSYIRDIPVTELKIDQSFIAELDNRQQASLVKSIIDISKNLHLTTVAEGVETQEQRDFLEKIECDLYQGYLFSKPLLSEDFEKLMRNN; from the coding sequence TTGACAACGAATGATAATATTAGTTTTTATAATTTTATGCATAAGCAGATACTTGTTGTTATTTTATTGTTTTTAGGAACAGGTCCCGGATATATAGTCATGGGATATCTTTACTCTTCAATTATTGTCGAAATACTTTGGTTTGTCCTTTTTTTACTGCTTTCAGTCTGGGGATGGAAGCTGTATAGAAATTATTCGAGAAAGATGACTATATCACAAAAAGACAGATGGCTTGAAAAAGTAAAATATTTTATGTTTATATATTTTTCCTTATGGACAATAATGTTTTTATACTATATCTCAAAAGATGCTATCAGTGCACATTATATAGCTATTGCAACACAACTCGGCAGTGCGGTAGTCGCGGCAACTATTTTAGCTTCACAGAAAAAGCTGGTAGTAGCAACAGTTTCGTTTTTAATGCTTCCGCTTGTTGTCTATTTCATAGCAATTGGAGAACTTTATTCGTATATTCTTGCATTTTTCACTGTTGTGTTGAGTATGGTTCTTTTATATGCTGCAAAAAATACACATGCCTATTTGTTAAAAAGCAGGTTTCAGGCATATCATGATTATTTGACAGGACTTGGAAACAGACGTTATTTTATAGAGTATCTGGACAGTTCTGTTAGGGAGAACAAAAACAGATATACCTATTTGCTTTTAATAGATTTGGATTATTTTAAAACAATCAACGATACCCTTGGACATGATGTCGGAGATAAACTTCTTGTTGAAGTTTCAGAGCGTTTGACACAATTGGCTGACAAATACAGTAACATCGTTGCCAGATTGGGTGGAGATGAATTTTGTATTTTAAGCGATGCACTTGAGACGAAAGAGAAATGCCTTGCGCAGGCAAAAGAATTTTCAAATAAAATTCTACACACAATAAAAGAGACCTATTTTATAGAAGACAGCACGCTTCACATTAGTGCAAGTATAGGGGTGAGTATCATAAACAACCCAAAACTCAATGCCCATGATTTTTTAAAAGAAGCAGACATTGCAATGTATGAAGTTAAAAGTGCGGACAGAGATGATGTTGTCATATTTAATGATGCACTGTGTAAAATTATAGAAAATAAATTACATGTAGAAAGACTGCTGCATTTTGCCATAGAAAAAAATGAAATATATCTGCAATACCAACCCCAAATAAGCTGTAAAAATAAAATTATCGGCTGTGAAGTGCTTGCAAGGTGGAAAAGTGCCACACTCGGTCAGGTGAGTCCTGAAGTGTTTATCGGCGTTGCTGAGAGTACCGGTTATATTATAGAATTAGGAGAATATATTTTGGAAGAAGCTATAAAAACTCTGCAAAGATGGGAAAGTATCGGAATGCATCTGCATCAAATGTCGATTAACATTAGTGTAAGGCAGCTTTTAAACAAAGATTTTATTTCTATAGTTGAACGTCTTCTTCGTCAGTACAATGTGTCCGGCTTTCATACAAAACTGATTTTTGAAATTACTGAAACGAGTACATCTCAGGACTTAAAAAGACTGATTGTCACAATCAATGCGCTCAAAAAACATAATATCCATTTTTCTATAGATGATTTTGGTACGGGTTATTCATCATTAAGCTATATCCGTGATATTCCCGTAACTGAGTTAAAAATAGATCAGTCTTTTATAGCAGAACTTGACAACAGGCAACAGGCATCTTTAGTGAAGAGTATTATTGATATTTCAAAAAATCTGCATCTCACAACAGTAGCCGAAGGTGTTGAAACACAGGAACAAAGAGACTTTTTGGAAAAAATAGAGTGTGATTTGTATCAGGGATATCTTTTTTCCAAACCGCTGTTAAGCGAAGATTTTGAAAAACTGATGCGAAATAATTAA
- a CDS encoding RNA-binding S4 domain-containing protein codes for MRIDKFLNSVNITKRRSVAQDMISNGVVEINGVVAKASKNVEVGSIITVNYLNESKKYEVLQIPTTKSTPKSLQDQYIKEIS; via the coding sequence ATGAGAATAGATAAATTTTTAAATTCGGTAAATATTACAAAAAGACGTTCTGTTGCACAGGATATGATTAGTAACGGAGTAGTAGAGATAAACGGTGTGGTTGCAAAGGCGAGTAAAAATGTGGAAGTCGGCAGCATTATTACTGTAAACTATCTTAATGAATCAAAAAAGTATGAAGTGCTGCAAATTCCTACAACAAAATCAACGCCAAAATCTCTGCAAGATCAGTATATAAAGGAGATTTCATGA
- the trpD gene encoding anthranilate phosphoribosyltransferase, which translates to MTYEEALVKFTSLFQHEMSDAQMREFLLSIRLDASTPVEVIAAAAQVMRSFAVALPVSDELRENALDIVGTGGDKIGSFNISSTVALLAASCGATVAKHGSRSITSKSGSADMFEALGVRLDLSIEQSAKLLEETGFTFMFAQNHHPAMKFIVPVRKSIPDKTIFNILGPLTNPAGVKKSMLGVFDKAFVPKMAEALQINGATSALVVSSNEGMDEISISDVTYAALLQDGKTREFIIDPQEYGIKKAPLEAIMGGDALKNANILRAVFDEKATDAQRDIVLINTAASLMVGDLARDIQDGLEMAREALAKARPKVKLKQIIETSNKL; encoded by the coding sequence ATGACATATGAGGAAGCTTTAGTCAAATTTACTTCACTTTTTCAACATGAAATGAGTGATGCACAGATGCGTGAGTTTTTACTCAGTATACGACTTGATGCAAGTACTCCTGTGGAAGTGATTGCCGCTGCTGCACAGGTTATGCGCAGTTTTGCCGTTGCTTTGCCTGTTTCTGATGAACTCAGAGAAAATGCGCTTGATATTGTCGGAACAGGCGGTGACAAAATAGGCAGTTTCAACATCTCCTCAACAGTAGCGCTGCTTGCTGCTTCTTGCGGTGCAACCGTTGCAAAGCACGGAAGTCGTTCTATCACTTCAAAAAGCGGCAGTGCCGATATGTTTGAAGCACTGGGTGTTCGGCTTGACTTGAGTATTGAGCAGAGTGCAAAACTTCTTGAAGAGACAGGTTTTACTTTTATGTTTGCACAAAATCATCATCCGGCCATGAAATTCATCGTACCGGTACGTAAAAGCATCCCTGATAAAACCATATTTAACATACTCGGACCTTTGACAAACCCTGCCGGTGTGAAAAAATCAATGCTGGGTGTATTTGACAAAGCTTTTGTACCAAAAATGGCAGAAGCACTTCAGATAAACGGAGCTACATCGGCTTTGGTTGTCAGCTCAAACGAAGGAATGGACGAAATAAGCATCAGTGATGTGACCTATGCGGCTTTACTGCAAGACGGCAAGACACGAGAGTTTATTATTGATCCGCAGGAGTATGGTATTAAAAAAGCACCGCTAGAAGCCATAATGGGTGGCGATGCACTCAAAAATGCAAATATTTTACGAGCTGTTTTTGATGAAAAAGCAACAGATGCCCAGCGTGATATAGTGCTTATAAATACTGCAGCATCGTTGATGGTAGGAGATTTGGCCCGAGATATACAAGATGGACTGGAAATGGCAAGAGAAGCCCTTGCAAAAGCAAGACCGAAAGTAAAATTAAAACAAATCATAGAAACATCAAACAAGTTATGA
- the tsaE gene encoding tRNA (adenosine(37)-N6)-threonylcarbamoyltransferase complex ATPase subunit type 1 TsaE gives MKKTYTYRLEELDSLADRIMSQLQEGVIILKGDLAAGKTTLVKNIAKKLGLSEDVTSPTFSLQQCYGEKLFHYDIYNHGLDHFISLGMLEELEKPGLHFIEWGSDELVDILVSAGIETVTIEIEKISDDAREYTICTH, from the coding sequence ATGAAAAAAACATATACATATAGACTGGAAGAGTTAGACTCTTTGGCAGACAGAATTATGAGTCAACTACAAGAAGGTGTTATTATTTTAAAAGGCGATTTGGCTGCAGGCAAAACGACTTTGGTAAAAAATATAGCAAAAAAACTCGGATTGAGTGAAGATGTGACATCGCCTACTTTTTCACTGCAGCAATGTTATGGGGAAAAACTATTTCATTATGATATTTACAATCACGGGCTTGATCATTTTATCTCTTTGGGAATGCTTGAAGAGTTGGAAAAACCGGGTCTGCATTTTATAGAGTGGGGAAGTGATGAATTGGTGGATATTTTAGTCTCTGCCGGCATTGAAACAGTGACAATAGAGATAGAAAAAATTTCAGATGATGCAAGAGAGTATACAATATGCACACATTAA
- the lptB gene encoding LPS export ABC transporter ATP-binding protein has protein sequence MHTLKATDLKKKIKDLEIVKSISLEVNSGEVVGLLGPNGAGKTTTFYMICGLVEATEGKVYFDGEDLIGMPLHERALKGIGYLPQEASIFKDLSVEDNLMIAAEVGIKGKAEQEARIVELLDMFNIEPIRYRKGISLSGGERRRVEIARALVNKPKFLLLDEPFAGVDPIAVMDIQKVIHQLVSYDIGVLITDHNVRETLDVCDRVYVIKSGELLAQGTSDEIGQNEDVRTHYLGESFKL, from the coding sequence ATGCACACATTAAAAGCAACAGACTTAAAAAAGAAAATTAAAGATTTGGAAATAGTAAAAAGTATAAGTCTTGAAGTCAACAGCGGTGAGGTTGTAGGACTGCTTGGACCGAACGGAGCAGGAAAGACAACCACTTTTTATATGATTTGCGGTTTGGTAGAAGCAACAGAGGGGAAAGTCTATTTTGACGGAGAAGATCTTATCGGGATGCCCTTACATGAAAGAGCACTCAAAGGTATAGGTTATTTACCGCAGGAAGCTTCGATTTTTAAAGATTTGAGTGTTGAAGACAATTTAATGATAGCGGCTGAAGTCGGTATAAAAGGTAAAGCAGAACAAGAAGCACGCATTGTGGAACTGCTTGATATGTTCAATATTGAGCCTATACGATACAGAAAGGGAATCAGTCTCAGCGGCGGGGAACGTCGCCGTGTTGAAATTGCCCGTGCGCTTGTAAACAAACCAAAGTTTTTGTTGCTGGATGAACCTTTTGCCGGAGTTGATCCTATTGCCGTTATGGATATACAAAAAGTGATACATCAGCTTGTATCATATGACATAGGTGTATTGATAACAGACCATAATGTACGTGAAACACTGGATGTTTGTGACAGAGTCTATGTTATAAAATCGGGAGAGCTTCTTGCGCAGGGAACCAGTGATGAAATCGGACAAAATGAAGATGTCCGTACACATTACCTCGGTGAAAGCTTCAAACTTTAG
- a CDS encoding RNA polymerase factor sigma-54 produces the protein MGALRQTQGVETKHKLSNTLRNWLPILHSSLSDLGEAMTPFVEANPVIEVKSGFEEDFEKKIPRKIISRGVSNSRTEQIEALTIQSRTLYDVLDEQIGAPLFPTPVSQKVALFVIENLDEYGYYDGNTEEFCQKNSIDRETFEKIRLRFLHVEPVGIGAKDLAESFLFQLDNSEISDQAYSLAVKIINDMQNIHAYSKEESFNEVMHVLSTFKNPPNIEYQEDSAQIIPDLMIYFNDEQQIEVKLNDAYYPVINIDTSYGVEHEFVRQKIKEAKSLVDALDMRKATLYKVGLMIVEYQYDFFTGGQIMPLTLKTLADEFGHNPSTISRAIANKYIACDRGVLAMKEFFTTAIDEDVSNAAIKEFLIELIKNENHEKPLSDMKLLALIEEKFKVKMVRRTIAKYRKQLNIAGSSERKKLYKLGI, from the coding sequence ATGGGAGCATTAAGACAAACACAGGGAGTTGAAACAAAACACAAGCTCTCAAATACCCTGCGTAACTGGCTTCCCATATTGCATTCAAGTCTTTCTGATTTGGGTGAAGCTATGACTCCTTTTGTCGAAGCCAATCCTGTTATAGAAGTGAAATCAGGCTTTGAAGAAGATTTTGAAAAAAAGATTCCAAGAAAAATAATTTCCCGCGGAGTGAGCAATTCCAGAACAGAGCAGATAGAAGCGCTGACTATTCAAAGTCGAACACTTTATGATGTTTTAGATGAGCAAATAGGTGCGCCGCTGTTTCCTACACCTGTTTCACAAAAAGTAGCTTTGTTTGTCATCGAAAATTTGGACGAATATGGCTATTACGACGGTAACACAGAAGAATTTTGCCAAAAAAACAGTATAGACAGAGAAACTTTTGAAAAGATTCGTCTGCGCTTTTTACATGTAGAACCCGTAGGCATAGGTGCTAAAGATTTGGCTGAGTCATTTTTGTTTCAACTAGACAACAGTGAAATCAGTGACCAGGCATATAGTCTGGCCGTAAAAATCATTAATGACATGCAAAATATTCATGCCTACTCCAAAGAAGAGTCTTTTAACGAGGTTATGCATGTATTGTCAACATTCAAAAATCCGCCAAATATCGAATATCAGGAAGATTCCGCGCAGATCATTCCTGATTTGATGATATATTTTAATGATGAACAGCAGATAGAAGTCAAACTCAATGATGCCTACTATCCTGTGATAAACATAGACACCTCTTATGGCGTTGAGCATGAATTTGTAAGACAAAAAATCAAAGAGGCAAAAAGTTTGGTGGATGCGCTTGATATGAGAAAAGCAACACTTTACAAAGTAGGTTTGATGATCGTCGAATACCAGTATGATTTTTTTACAGGCGGACAAATCATGCCATTGACACTCAAAACTCTGGCTGATGAATTTGGACACAATCCCTCAACTATTTCGCGAGCCATTGCAAACAAATATATAGCATGTGACAGAGGTGTTTTGGCTATGAAAGAGTTTTTTACAACCGCCATTGATGAAGATGTCAGTAATGCTGCCATCAAAGAGTTTCTCATTGAACTTATTAAGAATGAAAACCATGAAAAGCCTTTGAGTGACATGAAGCTTTTAGCCCTGATAGAAGAAAAATTCAAAGTAAAAATGGTCAGACGTACGATAGCAAAATACAGAAAACAGCTCAATATCGCAGGTTCAAGTGAGAGAAAGAAACTCTACAAACTGGGTATTTGA